A stretch of DNA from candidate division WOR-3 bacterium:
CACCGCAACCACTTCCTGCCGGCATTAGGCATGGCGTGTGATGCGTGCGACCTTCTGCGCTCTTGGTACCGACAATATGCGCTCCGAGCTTCTCGTACAGTCGAAAATGTTTTCCTTCACGGAAGAGCCAGATGTCCTCGGTAGTCAGCAGACTCGGACCGTGAACGATAGCGGTCATCGGTTGCCGCTGATGATAGCATCGGGGTCTCATTGGTCAACCGGAGTTCGAGGTAAGGCTAGCGCGTAACCGTCTATGAACATAGCTTAAGCCAACAGCCGCTGTCCTACGGCCTGAGGCCGGAAACTCGGATTAGGGCACAAGCTTCATTGCGACATTCGGCTTTGGCTTGACCGAGAAAGACAGAAAGTCTATAGTCAAATTGAATGTCAGCAAAGCCGTTCTCCGCGTTCGCCCGATACTACGACCGGTTCATGCTACGCTACGTGGACTACCCAGGTTGGGTGGATTACGTGGAACGGATTTTCAAGAAGTTCGAACTGGCCCCAAAGACAGTACTGGACCTTGCGTGTGGGACCGGAATTCCAACCGTACTCTTGGCCAAACGGGGATACCGAGTGATTGGGGTGGACCGCTCGGCCGAGATGCTCGCAGTGCTCGCCGAGAAGTGCACCGGCCTACCGATCCAGTTAGTACGGGCCGAGATGACTGACTTCCGTCTTGATGAGCAAGTGGATGTCGCCATTAGTTTGTACGACAGTATCAATTATCTTCTGTCTGAAGCGGAACTTGGACGTTGTTTCGAGTGCGTGTACCGGGCGTTGATGCCGTCCGGGCTGTTCGCATTCGATATGAATACAGTGTACAGTCTGTCAAAGTTCTGGGGCAACCGGGTAACGTCGAGGAATGCAGATGGTATCGCATCAGTTTGGGAGAATACGTTTGACGATCGGACAATGGT
This window harbors:
- a CDS encoding methyltransferase domain-containing protein, with translation MSAKPFSAFARYYDRFMLRYVDYPGWVDYVERIFKKFELAPKTVLDLACGTGIPTVLLAKRGYRVIGVDRSAEMLAVLAEKCTGLPIQLVRAEMTDFRLDEQVDVAISLYDSINYLLSEAELGRCFECVYRALMPSGLFAFDMNTVYSLSKFWGNRVTSRNADGIASVWENTFDDRTMVSTLHLTFWEERRALGGGTRQQRDAEDGGQPASSGEPVRFEEVHQERAYTEREVARCLRQAGFAKSWFYSHGTFFPVTPLTTRMMVVARKGNSK